In Erythrobacter litoralis HTCC2594, a single genomic region encodes these proteins:
- the odhB gene encoding 2-oxoglutarate dehydrogenase complex dihydrolipoyllysine-residue succinyltransferase: protein MTTEIQVPQLGESVTEGTIGEWLKQPGDAVEVDEPIASLETDKVAVEVPSPVAGVIGELKAEVGDTVEVGAVIATVEEGATGAATKGEEPARSQEKREQGREERAEQEEATDSPSVDGSQTLSPAVRRAVLEHGVDPSTIKGTGKDGRLTKEDVVAAARAKRDGGGESASAPAPAPAAATSGGERREERVKMTRMRQTIAKRLKGAQEEAALLTTFNDVDMSAVIEARTKYKDLFAKKHDIRLGFMGFFAKAACLALKDVPSVNAYIEGEEIVYHDYIDISVAVSAPNGLVVPVIRDAQAKGFAQIEKDIADFGKRAKEGTLTMEDMKGGTFTISNGGVFGSLMSTPIINPPQSAVLGLHRIEDRPVAVNGEVVIRPMMYIALSYDHRLIDGREAVTALKIIKEAIEDPTRMLIDL, encoded by the coding sequence ATGACGACAGAAATCCAGGTCCCCCAGCTCGGTGAATCGGTCACCGAAGGCACGATCGGCGAATGGCTCAAGCAGCCCGGCGATGCGGTCGAGGTCGACGAGCCCATCGCCAGCCTCGAGACCGACAAGGTCGCGGTCGAGGTGCCTTCCCCGGTCGCGGGCGTGATCGGCGAGCTCAAGGCCGAGGTTGGCGACACCGTCGAAGTCGGCGCCGTGATCGCAACGGTCGAAGAAGGCGCGACCGGCGCTGCGACCAAGGGTGAAGAGCCCGCCCGCTCGCAGGAAAAACGCGAGCAAGGCCGGGAAGAACGCGCCGAGCAGGAAGAAGCGACCGATTCCCCCTCTGTCGACGGATCGCAGACGCTCAGCCCGGCCGTGCGCCGCGCAGTGCTGGAACACGGGGTCGATCCCTCGACCATCAAGGGCACCGGCAAGGACGGGCGCCTGACCAAGGAAGACGTGGTCGCCGCGGCGCGCGCCAAGCGCGATGGCGGCGGCGAGAGCGCCAGCGCTCCCGCCCCAGCCCCGGCCGCAGCCACTTCCGGCGGCGAACGCCGCGAGGAGCGCGTCAAGATGACGCGCATGCGCCAGACCATCGCCAAGCGTTTGAAGGGCGCGCAGGAAGAGGCCGCGCTGCTCACGACCTTCAATGATGTCGACATGTCCGCGGTGATCGAGGCACGCACGAAGTACAAGGATTTGTTCGCCAAGAAGCACGACATCCGCTTGGGCTTCATGGGCTTCTTCGCCAAAGCCGCGTGCCTTGCCCTGAAGGACGTGCCGAGCGTCAACGCCTATATCGAAGGCGAAGAGATCGTCTATCACGACTACATCGATATTTCCGTCGCCGTCAGCGCGCCCAATGGCCTGGTGGTTCCGGTGATCCGCGACGCGCAGGCCAAGGGTTTCGCTCAGATCGAGAAAGACATCGCCGATTTCGGCAAGCGCGCAAAGGAAGGCACGCTGACGATGGAAGACATGAAGGGCGGCACCTTCACCATCTCCAACGGCGGCGTGTTCGGCAGCCTGATGTCGACCCCGATCATCAACCCGCCGCAAAGCGCGGTGCTGGGCCTGCATCGCATTGAAGACCGTCCGGTTGCCGTGAATGGCGAAGTCGTCATCCGCCCGATGATGTACATCGCGCTGAGTTACGACCACCGCCTGATCGACGGCCGCGAAGCCGTCACCGCACTCAAGATCATCAAGGAAGCGATCGAAGATCCCACCCGGATGCTGATCGACCTCTAG
- the lpdA gene encoding dihydrolipoyl dehydrogenase, whose product MADHSFDYDVLVIGAGPGGYVAAIRAAQLGLKTACAEGRETLGGTCLNVGCIPSKAMLHASEYFDAAANGTMESMGIEVKPKLNLDKMHGQRLDAVDGLTKGIEFLFKKNKVDWKKGYATFQDAHTVKIGDETVTAKDIVIATGSSVTPLPGVEVDNAKGVVVDSTGALELAKVPRKMVVIGGGVIGLELGSVWRRLGAEVTCVEFLDEILPGMDGDIRKESRKIFKKQGIEFKLKTKVTGVTVKGKKAHLTLEPADGGDEETMEADCVLVSIGRRPNTEGLGLDSIGLDVNKRGQIETDHDFRTSVEGVWAIGDVVPGPMLAHKAEDEGIAVAENIAGQTGIVNHAVIPSVVYTLPEIAGVGLTTEQAIEAAGGDKTKVKVGKFPMMANSRAKTNHEPDGLVKVIADAETDRVLGIWAIASVAGTMIAEAGIAMEFGATSEDIAYTCHAHPTHAEAMKEAAMAVQGKPIHI is encoded by the coding sequence ATGGCTGACCATTCCTTTGATTACGACGTCCTCGTTATCGGCGCTGGTCCGGGTGGCTATGTCGCCGCCATCCGCGCTGCGCAGCTGGGGCTCAAGACCGCTTGTGCCGAAGGCCGCGAAACACTCGGGGGCACCTGCCTCAATGTCGGCTGCATCCCGTCCAAGGCGATGCTGCATGCCTCGGAATATTTCGATGCGGCCGCCAACGGCACTATGGAAAGCATGGGCATCGAGGTGAAGCCCAAGCTCAATCTCGACAAGATGCACGGCCAGCGGCTCGATGCCGTCGACGGGCTGACCAAGGGCATCGAATTCCTGTTCAAGAAGAACAAGGTCGACTGGAAAAAGGGTTACGCCACCTTCCAGGACGCCCACACTGTCAAAATCGGTGACGAGACCGTCACCGCGAAAGACATCGTGATCGCGACCGGCTCTTCCGTCACCCCCCTGCCCGGGGTCGAGGTCGACAATGCCAAGGGCGTGGTGGTCGATTCCACCGGCGCGCTCGAATTGGCCAAGGTGCCCAGAAAAATGGTCGTGATCGGCGGCGGCGTGATCGGGCTGGAACTCGGCTCGGTCTGGCGGCGGCTAGGCGCTGAAGTGACGTGCGTCGAGTTTCTCGATGAAATCCTGCCCGGTATGGACGGCGATATCCGCAAGGAGTCGCGCAAGATTTTCAAGAAGCAGGGGATCGAGTTCAAGCTGAAGACCAAGGTCACGGGCGTAACTGTCAAGGGCAAGAAAGCCCATCTGACGCTAGAACCTGCCGACGGAGGCGACGAAGAGACGATGGAGGCCGATTGCGTGCTCGTCTCCATCGGTCGCAGGCCCAACACCGAAGGGCTCGGCCTCGACTCTATCGGCCTCGACGTGAACAAGCGCGGCCAGATCGAAACCGATCACGATTTCCGCACCAGTGTGGAAGGCGTCTGGGCCATCGGCGACGTCGTTCCCGGTCCGATGCTGGCCCACAAGGCGGAAGACGAAGGCATCGCGGTGGCGGAGAACATCGCCGGGCAGACCGGCATCGTGAACCACGCCGTCATCCCCAGCGTCGTCTATACCCTGCCCGAGATCGCTGGCGTCGGCCTGACCACCGAACAAGCCATCGAAGCCGCTGGCGGCGACAAGACCAAGGTGAAAGTCGGCAAATTCCCGATGATGGCCAACAGCCGCGCCAAGACCAATCACGAGCCCGACGGCTTGGTGAAGGTCATCGCCGACGCCGAGACCGACCGCGTTCTGGGCATATGGGCCATCGCCAGCGTCGCCGGCACGATGATAGCCGAAGCGGGCATCGCGATGGAATTCGGCGCAACGAGCGAGGACATTGCCTACACCTGCCACGCCCACCCGACCCACGCCGAAGCGATGAAGGAAGCGGCGATGGCAGTTCAGGGCAAGCCGATCCACATTTGA
- a CDS encoding VOC family protein → MPMPPFHLAFPVHDLIAAREFWGGVMGCAEGRSSDDWIDFDFYGHQIVAHQAPSVVAKGASGSNYVDGHDVPVPHFGVVLPMDDWKELAQRLNDASVAFEIEPTVRFEGEPGEQATMFFRDPSGNALEIKAMANPENLFAK, encoded by the coding sequence CTGCCCATGCCTCCCTTCCACCTCGCCTTTCCCGTCCATGACCTGATCGCTGCGCGCGAGTTCTGGGGTGGGGTCATGGGTTGTGCGGAAGGGCGCAGCAGCGACGACTGGATCGACTTCGATTTCTACGGGCATCAGATCGTCGCGCACCAGGCGCCATCGGTGGTGGCCAAGGGCGCATCGGGTAGCAATTACGTCGACGGCCACGATGTGCCCGTACCCCACTTCGGCGTCGTGCTGCCGATGGACGACTGGAAGGAGCTTGCGCAGCGGCTGAACGACGCGAGCGTCGCCTTCGAGATCGAACCCACCGTCCGCTTCGAAGGCGAACCCGGCGAACAGGCGACCATGTTCTTCCGCGATCCCAGCGGCAACGCGCTGGAGATCAAGGCGATGGCGAACCCGGAAAACCTGTTCGCCAAATAG
- a CDS encoding amidase family protein, with translation MAYPTLTDEPGGIETAAQIRDGHISPLEAVEAAIGRIEKLDEAINAVVIRDFDRARETARAMDGMEIMPHQPLFGVPMTIKESFAIAGLPSCWGFKEFEGQVQDADSTVVRQLKAAGAILLGKTNIPPALADWQSANPVYGRTGNPHDTTRSPGGSSGGSAAAVASGMVPLEYGTDIGGSVRVPAHFCGTWGHKTSWGLVSKQGHDHPAFKGMDAHDGALSIAGPLTRNADDLALMLELTATLPLRRREKDLKACRFLLLLDHPVSEVDASVRGPIETAAEALRKAGVHVDTSAPEMPDLEGDHADYMRMLNIAMARGAPADDGTRATATDWFDLLDAQTRCELSWANLFDSYDFILAPPAPILAMKHVEGQYFQGETIINGNTHAAADGLAWAGIATFPNLPSTVLPVGGTGDLPCGMQVIGPRWSDFDCIAAAKAIGALLHD, from the coding sequence ATGGCCTATCCGACATTGACCGACGAACCGGGCGGGATCGAAACCGCCGCGCAGATCCGGGACGGACATATTTCGCCGCTCGAGGCGGTCGAAGCGGCAATCGGCAGGATCGAAAAGCTCGATGAGGCGATCAATGCCGTCGTGATCCGCGATTTCGACCGCGCGCGCGAGACCGCCAGGGCGATGGATGGCATGGAGATCATGCCGCACCAGCCGCTGTTCGGCGTGCCGATGACGATCAAGGAAAGCTTCGCCATTGCCGGCCTGCCGAGTTGCTGGGGGTTCAAGGAGTTCGAAGGGCAGGTCCAGGACGCGGATTCGACCGTCGTCCGGCAACTGAAGGCAGCAGGGGCGATCCTGCTCGGCAAGACCAATATCCCCCCTGCCCTCGCCGACTGGCAGAGCGCCAACCCGGTCTATGGCCGCACCGGCAATCCGCATGACACGACGCGCAGCCCCGGCGGCTCGTCCGGCGGCTCCGCCGCGGCGGTCGCGAGCGGGATGGTGCCGTTGGAGTATGGCACCGACATTGGCGGCTCGGTCCGCGTGCCGGCGCATTTCTGCGGCACCTGGGGCCACAAGACGAGCTGGGGCCTCGTCTCCAAGCAAGGTCACGATCATCCGGCCTTCAAGGGCATGGATGCGCATGACGGCGCGCTGAGCATCGCCGGGCCGCTGACCCGCAATGCCGACGACCTCGCGCTGATGCTGGAACTGACGGCCACCTTGCCACTGCGCCGCCGCGAGAAGGACCTGAAAGCCTGCCGCTTCCTGTTGCTGCTCGATCACCCGGTCAGCGAGGTCGACGCCAGCGTGCGCGGGCCGATCGAAACTGCAGCGGAAGCGCTGCGCAAGGCAGGCGTGCATGTCGACACGTCAGCGCCGGAGATGCCCGATCTCGAAGGCGATCATGCCGATTATATGCGCATGCTCAACATCGCGATGGCGCGCGGAGCCCCGGCAGACGATGGCACGCGCGCGACGGCCACCGACTGGTTCGACCTGCTCGATGCCCAGACGCGCTGCGAACTTTCCTGGGCAAACCTTTTCGACAGCTACGATTTCATCCTCGCGCCGCCGGCGCCGATCCTCGCGATGAAGCATGTCGAAGGTCAGTATTTCCAGGGCGAGACCATCATCAACGGCAACACCCATGCCGCGGCGGACGGGCTTGCCTGGGCTGGTATCGCCACCTTCCCCAACCTGCCCTCCACCGTGCTGCCCGTCGGCGGCACCGGCGACCTCCCGTGCGGGATGCAGGTGATAGGGCCGCGCTGGTCGGACTTCGATTGCATCGCAGCAGCCAAGGCCATAGGGGCGCTGCTGCACGACTGA
- a CDS encoding PepSY domain-containing protein, with amino-acid sequence MARTPIMQRFAKWHIWLGWLVGVPILMWTVTGLIMVIKPIEEVRGNHLRADIEERALPPETNIAITLPDTTGRAVKSVATAMQGVRAITTLTYTDGAIERYSEDGRKLAPLTDVEARLLVAEQIVGGDKVASVTAFDAGAVPFDFRRPVDVWQVALEDGTHVYVGQHTGTIESVRTRWWRVFDFVWGLHIMDLQTREDTSHPILILFAVLGVLGSLLGCILMFRRRKARVTA; translated from the coding sequence ATGGCGCGGACGCCTATCATGCAGCGCTTTGCAAAATGGCATATCTGGCTCGGCTGGCTGGTCGGCGTTCCGATCCTGATGTGGACCGTGACCGGCCTGATCATGGTTATCAAGCCGATCGAGGAGGTGCGCGGCAATCACCTGCGTGCCGATATCGAAGAACGCGCACTGCCACCCGAAACCAACATCGCCATCACCCTGCCGGACACGACCGGGCGCGCCGTCAAATCGGTCGCCACCGCGATGCAGGGAGTGCGCGCGATCACGACGCTCACCTATACCGATGGCGCTATCGAGCGCTACAGCGAGGATGGCCGCAAGCTCGCACCGCTTACCGACGTCGAGGCTCGGCTGTTGGTGGCAGAGCAGATCGTCGGTGGCGACAAAGTCGCATCGGTTACTGCCTTCGACGCCGGTGCGGTGCCGTTCGATTTTCGCCGCCCGGTCGATGTCTGGCAGGTCGCGCTGGAGGATGGGACGCATGTCTATGTTGGGCAGCACACTGGCACAATCGAAAGCGTGCGCACCCGCTGGTGGCGCGTGTTCGACTTCGTTTGGGGCCTCCACATCATGGATCTGCAGACCCGCGAAGATACCTCGCACCCGATCCTGATCCTGTTCGCCGTCCTCGGCGTACTCGGCTCGCTGCTCGGTTGCATCCTGATGTTTCGCCGCCGCAAAGCGCGCGTGACAGCGTGA
- a CDS encoding trimeric intracellular cation channel family protein codes for MTPAIADPTVILTPLLDWLDIAGVAVFALSGALIAAKERQTFVTLAFFALITGVGGGTVRDLLIDAPVFWIKDPWVAATCLIVALLVWYTPTRWWEGRLLDYADGIGLTAYAVLGAAKAMTYGIPPVPAMMMGVVTGTVGGVIRDVVAGRPSILMKPELYVTAAALSATLCVIGEVLEIQRAIAWPLATAAGLVLRSAAIRFNLALPNYNERLAATDSEAFEKPSGEKAD; via the coding sequence ATGACGCCAGCCATCGCCGATCCGACCGTCATCCTGACACCGCTGCTCGACTGGCTCGACATCGCGGGCGTTGCGGTATTCGCGCTGTCGGGCGCGCTTATCGCCGCGAAGGAGCGACAGACCTTCGTCACGCTGGCGTTCTTTGCACTGATCACCGGCGTCGGCGGCGGGACCGTGCGGGACCTGCTGATCGATGCGCCGGTGTTCTGGATCAAGGATCCGTGGGTCGCCGCCACCTGCCTGATTGTGGCTCTGCTGGTCTGGTACACTCCCACGCGCTGGTGGGAGGGTCGGCTGCTCGACTATGCCGACGGGATCGGCCTCACCGCCTATGCAGTGCTCGGCGCGGCCAAGGCGATGACCTATGGTATCCCCCCGGTGCCGGCGATGATGATGGGCGTGGTGACGGGCACGGTCGGCGGTGTCATCCGCGATGTTGTCGCCGGACGCCCTTCGATCCTGATGAAGCCCGAGCTTTACGTCACCGCCGCCGCGCTTTCCGCGACGCTGTGCGTGATCGGCGAGGTGCTGGAGATCCAGCGCGCCATCGCCTGGCCGCTGGCAACGGCGGCGGGCCTGGTGCTGCGGAGCGCTGCCATCCGGTTCAACCTCGCGCTGCCCAATTACAATGAACGCCTCGCTGCCACCGACAGCGAGGCGTTCGAAAAGCCGTCTGGCGAAAAGGCGGACTAG
- a CDS encoding serine hydrolase domain-containing protein — MIRTTIAAAGAALLLAAAPTTAQSQQERLDARYDRALAAGYKALFLCSAIANAERNGSGRSAESVERWEMTGIQAPLDAIVPELSASVVRDDEGVIDGVLVDWAKDMPPRVAVHHVGHGCRAAPVGATLTSLENAIRDPVGPATIYTQPPRLAPIVAPQGNLEPVVGQAFAETYGEGSRTTAVLVRQGRATVGEAYDDDFGPNTPQRTWSVAKSIAATLVGAAVESEGVDVLAPSDLGESSDDPRRAITLDHLLRMASGRYSDTPGNRTDPLYFGGSTVAETAAHWPLLHPAGTVYRYANNDTLMAVAMIDHVLDQSPPAEFFKRVGMPHTVAERDMAGDYILSSQVWSTARDLAVLGELYLDDGVLPSGERVLPADWVEYVSSPSGPQPEGRGIGYGAGLWLFNQNEGIPPDTFAAMGNRGQYVVIVPSRDVVIVRRGEDPAGSRFDILAFTRDVLAALEN; from the coding sequence ATGATCCGCACCACGATTGCCGCAGCCGGCGCCGCGCTGCTCCTCGCCGCTGCCCCCACCACCGCCCAGAGCCAGCAGGAGCGGCTCGATGCCCGCTACGACCGCGCGCTGGCGGCCGGCTACAAGGCGCTGTTCCTGTGCAGTGCCATTGCCAATGCCGAACGCAATGGATCAGGCCGGTCGGCGGAAAGTGTCGAAAGGTGGGAAATGACGGGGATCCAGGCCCCGCTCGACGCGATCGTGCCCGAACTGTCCGCAAGCGTGGTCCGCGACGATGAGGGTGTGATCGACGGCGTGCTTGTCGATTGGGCAAAGGACATGCCCCCACGCGTCGCCGTGCATCATGTTGGTCACGGCTGCCGCGCCGCGCCCGTTGGCGCGACCCTGACATCGCTCGAGAACGCGATCCGTGACCCTGTGGGACCCGCGACCATCTATACTCAGCCGCCCCGTCTCGCCCCTATTGTCGCGCCGCAAGGCAACCTCGAACCTGTAGTCGGCCAGGCTTTCGCCGAAACCTATGGCGAAGGGAGCCGGACGACGGCCGTCCTGGTCCGGCAGGGGCGTGCAACCGTCGGCGAGGCCTATGACGATGACTTCGGACCCAACACGCCCCAGCGCACCTGGTCGGTCGCGAAGAGCATAGCCGCCACGCTGGTGGGCGCTGCAGTTGAAAGTGAGGGCGTGGATGTCCTCGCCCCATCCGACTTGGGAGAGAGTTCAGACGATCCGCGCAGGGCAATCACGCTCGATCACTTGCTGCGAATGGCGTCGGGCCGCTATTCGGACACGCCGGGCAACCGCACCGACCCGCTTTATTTCGGCGGTTCGACGGTTGCGGAGACGGCTGCCCATTGGCCGCTCCTGCACCCGGCGGGCACCGTGTACCGCTATGCGAACAACGACACGCTGATGGCAGTGGCGATGATCGATCATGTGCTAGACCAATCGCCTCCGGCAGAATTTTTCAAGCGCGTCGGGATGCCGCACACGGTGGCGGAGCGGGATATGGCGGGCGACTACATCCTGTCCTCGCAAGTCTGGTCGACCGCCCGCGATCTGGCGGTGCTGGGCGAGCTCTATCTCGACGACGGCGTCCTGCCTTCTGGCGAACGCGTGCTTCCCGCAGACTGGGTCGAATACGTTTCCTCACCTTCCGGCCCGCAGCCGGAGGGGCGAGGCATTGGCTACGGAGCCGGCCTCTGGCTGTTCAACCAGAACGAGGGCATCCCGCCCGACACTTTCGCGGCCATGGGCAACCGTGGGCAATATGTCGTCATCGTGCCCAGTCGCGATGTCGTGATCGTTCGGCGCGGCGAGGATCCGGCGGGCAGCCGTTTCGACATCCTTGCGTTCACAAGGGACGTGCTCGCGGCGCTGGAGAACTGA
- the rplQ gene encoding 50S ribosomal protein L17, whose product MRHGISQRKLSRKSGHRKALFRNMSAALIKHEQIVTTLPKAKELRPYVEKLITLAKRGGLSNRRLAMGRLQDETQLKKLFDELADRYSDRDGGYTRIVKAGYRASDSAQLAVIELVDRDEDAKGQDSGPVMVDEDDFAEA is encoded by the coding sequence ATGCGTCACGGAATTTCGCAGCGCAAGCTGAGCCGCAAGTCGGGCCACCGCAAGGCCCTGTTCCGCAACATGAGCGCCGCGCTCATCAAGCACGAGCAGATCGTCACCACCCTGCCGAAGGCGAAGGAACTGCGTCCCTACGTCGAGAAGCTGATCACGCTGGCCAAGCGTGGCGGCCTGTCGAACCGCCGCCTCGCCATGGGCCGTCTGCAGGACGAGACCCAGCTCAAGAAGCTCTTCGACGAGCTGGCCGATCGCTATTCGGATCGTGACGGAGGCTACACGCGCATCGTCAAGGCCGGATATCGCGCCAGCGACAGCGCCCAGCTCGCGGTGATCGAACTTGTCGACCGCGACGAAGACGCCAAGGGCCAGGACAGCGGCCCGGTAATGGTCGACGAAGACGATTTCGCCGAGGCGTAA
- a CDS encoding DNA-directed RNA polymerase subunit alpha → MSVNTKNWQELKKPTQLDVKESSDKARKATFIAEPLERGYGLTLGNALRRVLLASLQGAAITSIKIENVLHEFSSLAGVREDVTDIVLNVKQIALKMEGEGPKRLQLSATGPAEVKAGDIAVSGDIEVMNKDLVICHLDEGATLNMELTADIGSGYVPAVQNRPADAPIGLIPVDSLYSPIRQVSYKVEKARVGQELDFDKLSLTIETDGTVTPEDAVAYAARILQDQLTLFVHFEDGIPQPQSAMIGVAAEPQQDDANQLNRYLLKKVDELELSVRSANCLKNDNIIYIGDLVQKTEAEMLRTPNFGRKSLNEIKEVLSSMGLRLGMDIPGWPPENIEEMAKKLEQELLG, encoded by the coding sequence ATGTCCGTGAACACCAAGAACTGGCAGGAACTCAAGAAACCCACGCAGCTCGACGTCAAGGAGAGCAGCGACAAGGCCCGCAAGGCGACCTTCATCGCCGAGCCGCTCGAGCGTGGCTACGGCCTTACGCTCGGCAACGCACTGCGCCGGGTCCTCCTGGCCTCGCTCCAGGGCGCTGCCATCACCTCGATCAAGATCGAGAACGTGCTGCACGAATTCAGCTCGCTTGCCGGCGTGCGTGAAGACGTGACCGACATCGTCCTCAATGTGAAGCAGATCGCTCTGAAGATGGAAGGCGAAGGCCCCAAGCGCCTTCAGCTTTCCGCCACCGGCCCGGCCGAAGTGAAGGCCGGCGACATCGCGGTTTCGGGCGATATCGAAGTGATGAACAAGGATCTCGTGATCTGTCATCTCGACGAAGGCGCGACGCTCAACATGGAACTGACTGCCGATATCGGCAGCGGCTATGTCCCGGCGGTCCAGAACCGTCCGGCCGATGCGCCGATCGGCCTGATCCCGGTCGACAGCCTCTATTCGCCGATCCGTCAGGTCAGCTACAAGGTCGAAAAGGCCCGTGTCGGCCAGGAGCTCGACTTCGACAAGCTGAGCCTGACCATCGAAACCGACGGCACCGTCACCCCTGAAGATGCCGTGGCCTATGCGGCGCGCATCCTGCAGGACCAGTTGACGCTGTTCGTCCACTTCGAAGACGGTATCCCGCAGCCGCAGAGCGCCATGATCGGCGTCGCTGCCGAGCCGCAGCAGGACGATGCCAACCAGCTCAATCGTTACCTCCTCAAGAAGGTCGACGAGCTGGAACTGTCGGTCCGCTCGGCCAACTGCCTCAAGAACGACAACATCATCTATATCGGCGACCTGGTCCAGAAGACCGAAGCCGAGATGCTGCGCACGCCGAATTTCGGTCGCAAGTCGCTCAACGAGATCAAGGAAGTTCTCTCCAGCATGGGTCTGCGCCTCGGCATGGACATCCCCGGCTGGCCGCCCGAGAACATCGAGGAAATGGCCAAGAAGCTGGAGCAGGAATTACTCGGGTAA
- the rpsK gene encoding 30S ribosomal protein S11 has protein sequence MAREPGRVRRRERKNITSGVAHVNASFNNTMITITDAQGNAISWSSAGMMGFKGSRKSTPYAAQVAADDAGRKAAEHGVRTLEVEVKGPGSGRESALRALQAVGFTITSIRDVTPIPHNGVRPSKRRRV, from the coding sequence ATGGCACGCGAACCAGGCCGCGTTCGGCGCCGCGAGCGCAAGAACATCACCAGCGGGGTTGCACATGTCAACGCCAGCTTCAACAACACCATGATCACCATCACCGACGCACAGGGTAACGCGATCAGCTGGTCTTCGGCCGGCATGATGGGCTTCAAGGGCAGCCGCAAGTCGACTCCCTATGCCGCCCAGGTCGCCGCCGACGACGCGGGCCGCAAGGCTGCCGAACACGGCGTACGCACCCTCGAAGTCGAAGTGAAGGGCCCGGGCTCGGGCCGTGAAAGCGCGCTGCGTGCCCTGCAGGCGGTCGGTTTCACGATCACTTCGATCCGCGACGTAACGCCGATCCCGCACAACGGTGTGCGGCCGTCCAAGCGTCGCCGCGTCTGA
- the rpsM gene encoding 30S ribosomal protein S13, which produces MARIAGVNIPTNKRVIIALTYIHGIGRTTAVKIADKLGIDHARRVQDLTDEEVLRLRETIDEDLMVEGDLRRETAMNIKRLMDLKSYRGLRHRNGLPVRGQRTHTNARTRKGKAKPIAGKKK; this is translated from the coding sequence GTGGCTCGTATTGCCGGGGTCAACATCCCCACCAACAAGCGCGTTATCATCGCGCTCACCTACATTCACGGGATCGGTCGAACCACCGCCGTGAAGATTGCCGACAAGCTTGGAATCGATCACGCCCGCCGCGTGCAGGACCTCACCGACGAGGAAGTGCTGCGTCTGCGTGAAACGATCGACGAAGACCTCATGGTGGAAGGCGACCTTCGCCGCGAAACCGCCATGAACATCAAGCGCCTGATGGACCTCAAGTCCTATCGCGGTTTGCGCCATCGTAACGGCCTGCCCGTTCGTGGCCAGCGCACGCACACCAATGCGCGCACCCGCAAGGGCAAGGCGAAGCCGATCGCCGGCAAGAAGAAGTAA
- a CDS encoding SRPBCC family protein, protein MLRMTIATAALALAATAPARADVLRLDDDGFVTRDAAAVGANLQTTWLELITPGNWWNDTHTWSGDASNMMITPQGGGCFCERIPAHEEDGAIGLAGSVRHMTVLQAFPRKALRMRGGLGPLQSEPAEGVLTITLKEIDGGTRILWEYVVGGYMRYKTAEISKAVDGVMSQQLAGLADKLGRIDDPEAAEEPAQADDLDAEEGAAGEDDAEAAVETVDPEPVIESAIGEDFLDDTGDGVRAGPGNRF, encoded by the coding sequence ATGCTCCGTATGACTATCGCAACCGCCGCGCTGGCGTTGGCCGCGACTGCCCCGGCGCGAGCCGATGTCCTCAGGCTCGACGACGACGGCTTCGTCACGCGCGATGCCGCTGCAGTCGGCGCAAACTTGCAGACGACGTGGCTCGAATTGATCACGCCGGGCAATTGGTGGAACGACACGCATACGTGGTCGGGCGATGCCTCGAACATGATGATCACGCCGCAAGGGGGTGGGTGTTTCTGCGAGCGCATCCCGGCCCATGAAGAGGATGGCGCGATCGGCCTTGCCGGAAGCGTCCGGCACATGACCGTATTACAGGCTTTCCCGCGCAAGGCGCTGCGCATGCGCGGCGGTCTCGGCCCTCTCCAGAGCGAGCCGGCCGAGGGCGTGCTGACGATTACGCTCAAGGAGATCGACGGCGGAACCCGGATCCTGTGGGAATATGTCGTCGGCGGCTATATGCGCTACAAGACCGCCGAGATTTCCAAGGCCGTCGACGGCGTGATGAGCCAGCAGCTCGCTGGCCTCGCCGACAAGCTGGGGCGGATCGACGATCCCGAGGCGGCGGAAGAACCCGCACAGGCGGACGATCTTGACGCTGAAGAGGGCGCCGCAGGGGAAGACGACGCCGAGGCAGCCGTCGAAACGGTCGATCCGGAACCTGTCATCGAGAGCGCTATTGGCGAAGATTTCCTCGACGACACGGGCGACGGGGTGAGGGCGGGACCCGGCAATCGGTTTTGA